From Pelmatolapia mariae isolate MD_Pm_ZW linkage group LG22, Pm_UMD_F_2, whole genome shotgun sequence, a single genomic window includes:
- the gja4 gene encoding gap junction protein alpha 4: MSRADWSFLEHLLEEGQEYSTAIGRVWLTVLFLFRMLVLGTAAESAWDDEQADFVCNTIQPGCTAVCYDKAFPISHFRYFVLQVIFVSTPTIFYFGYVAIRAGKDRRKDDEKQAEEGGAGGRKNGQVHTERGDITKNEETEKEKSGMKGRRLEKSPEVPKLKGRLLGAYAFSILLKVLLEVGFIVGLWFLYDGFFIAPKFECKKNPCPHTVDCFVSRPTEKTIFTIYTQVIAAISLLLNLIELLHLLQLAIAYRLEKRSAQQQDYLPRPEREPVRQKTPELQMEASQAYKVGSHIELAVQSEAARCPNPCESYGDMPIEVNWGTGDAGSDALPSYVNCMGAMRKTHSPRVHYKKHAHHTGKTTKGAHKGHSKQKHYV; encoded by the coding sequence ATGTCCAGAGCTGACTGGTCCTTCCTGGAGCACCTGCTGGAGGAGGGCCAGGAGTATTCAACAGCTATTGGCCGGGTCTGGCTTACCGTACTCTTTCTGTTTCGCATGCTGGTACTGGGAACTGCTGCTGAGTCTGCCTGGGATGACGAGCAAGCAGACTTTGTTTGCAATACCATCCAGCCTGGCTGCACTGCTGTTTGCTACGATAAAGCCTTCCCTATATCCCACTTCCGCTACTTTGTCCTCCAGGTCATCTTCGTCTCCACGCCGACCATCTTTTACTTTGGATATGTGGCTATAAGGGCTGGGAAGGACAGGAGAAAAGATGATGAGAagcaggctgaagaaggaggtGCTGGTGGAAGAAAAAATGGTCAAGTTCACACAGAAAGAGGCGATATCACAAAAAatgaagagacagagaaagaaaagagtggCATGAAAGGCAGAAGGCTAGAGAAGTCTCCCGAGGTGCCCAAACTGAAAGGCAGGCTGCTGGGAGCATACGCATTCAGCATCTTATTGAAAGTCCTCTTAGAGGTCGGCTTTATTGTTGGGCTTTGGTTCCTTTACGATGGCTTCTTCATTGCACCAAAGTTTGAGTGTAAAAAGAACCCTTGTCCCCACACGGTGGACTGCTTTGTGTCTCGACCCACAGAAAAGACTATTTTCACCATCTATACTCAGGTGATTGCTGCCATCTCCCTGTTACTAAACCTCATCGAGCTCCTCCATCTGCTCCAGCTCGCCATCGCCTACCGCCTGGAGAAACGCTCGGCCCAGCAACAGGACTACCTACCTCGGCCTGAGCGGGAACCGGTGCGACAAAAGACTCCAGAACTCCAAATGGAGGCATCACAGGCTTATAAAGTAGGGAGCCATATCGAGCTCGCCGTGCAGAGTGAGGCTGCACGCTGCCCAAACCCCTGTGAGAGCTACGGGGACATGCCCATAGAGGTGAACTGGGGAACTGGAGATGCTGGGAGCGATGCACTTCCCAGTTATGTGAACTGTATGGGTGCTATGAGAAAGACACATTCCCCTAGAGTCCATTATAAGAAACATGCACACCACACGGGAAAAACTACTAAGGGTGCTCATAAGGGACACTCAAAACAAAAGCATTATGTATGA